A window of Syntrophorhabdaceae bacterium contains these coding sequences:
- a CDS encoding DHA2 family efflux MFS transporter permease subunit, whose amino-acid sequence MAMETVTDHKAQRWIIVSIAFAAFMSKLDSSIVNISLPTISRYFKIGPSKASWVILSYLLIQTTTMMVFGKLGDDIGLKKTFIGGYALFTLSSLLCGIAPSVDSLIAFRCIQGLGGAMLVTSAFAMVPHLLPKDALGRAFGILGTGAGLGVIVGAPVGGFLTGFLSWRWVFLINVPVGILAIFIAHRSIRESGPKEKIALRKLKEFDVPGTLMSFSGLLALIYGLNAGGEAGWLSLSTLGCFALAVILLLSFFAWEKGHPHPMLDLSLFRNMRFTYANIAAFSAFMLMAGSGFLMPFYLELVQGLETAQAGLTITAFSIIYMITGPFAGKLSDKIDPSVLCALAMASAALCTFTFVFTLSFQEIIFPLIFLVWLAFSFGMFISPNNNQAMKLAPHDEQGISSGVFNTVTSLGLVFGVTLFEALFSHSLPGHSLRAGVHATPLPMLFSGFKDAYLLGGFVAFISFVSSFLIRNGTRGVKVSEKESRRSRAS is encoded by the coding sequence ATGGCGATGGAGACCGTAACAGATCACAAGGCTCAACGCTGGATCATCGTCAGCATCGCCTTCGCTGCCTTCATGTCGAAGCTCGACAGCTCCATCGTAAACATCTCCCTGCCCACCATCTCCCGCTATTTCAAGATTGGACCTTCCAAGGCCTCATGGGTGATACTGAGCTACCTCCTCATCCAGACCACCACCATGATGGTCTTCGGCAAGCTCGGGGATGACATAGGGCTCAAAAAGACCTTTATCGGGGGTTACGCCCTCTTCACCCTCTCGTCACTGCTCTGCGGCATCGCCCCCTCCGTCGACTCCCTCATCGCCTTCCGCTGCATTCAGGGTTTAGGGGGCGCCATGCTCGTGACGAGCGCCTTTGCCATGGTCCCCCACCTTCTGCCGAAAGACGCCCTCGGCCGGGCCTTCGGCATCCTCGGCACCGGGGCGGGTCTCGGAGTGATCGTGGGCGCCCCTGTCGGGGGCTTTCTCACCGGGTTCCTGTCGTGGCGCTGGGTATTTCTCATAAACGTGCCCGTCGGCATACTCGCCATTTTCATTGCCCACAGGTCCATACGGGAATCGGGACCCAAAGAAAAGATAGCCCTGAGAAAACTGAAAGAGTTCGACGTCCCGGGCACCCTCATGAGCTTTTCCGGGCTCCTCGCCCTCATTTACGGGCTCAATGCAGGCGGGGAAGCGGGCTGGCTCTCATTATCCACCCTCGGCTGCTTTGCCCTGGCAGTCATTCTCCTCTTATCCTTTTTCGCGTGGGAAAAGGGACATCCCCATCCCATGCTCGACCTGAGCCTTTTCCGGAACATGAGGTTCACCTATGCGAATATCGCCGCCTTCTCTGCCTTCATGCTCATGGCGGGCTCGGGCTTTCTCATGCCTTTTTACCTCGAGCTCGTGCAGGGGCTGGAGACCGCCCAGGCAGGGCTCACCATTACCGCTTTTTCTATCATCTACATGATCACGGGACCCTTTGCCGGGAAGCTTTCAGACAAGATCGACCCGAGTGTTCTTTGCGCCCTCGCGATGGCCTCCGCGGCACTGTGCACCTTCACCTTCGTATTTACCCTCTCCTTTCAGGAGATCATCTTTCCCCTGATCTTTCTCGTATGGCTCGCCTTCTCCTTCGGCATGTTCATCTCGCCCAATAACAACCAGGCCATGAAGCTCGCCCCTCACGACGAGCAGGGCATCTCTTCAGGGGTTTTCAATACCGTCACGAGCCTCGGCCTCGTCTTTGGTGTAACCCTCTTCGAGGCCCTCTTCTCCCATTCCCTGCCCGGCCACTCCTTAAGGGCGGGGGTCCACGCCACTCCCCTCCCCATGCTCTTTTCAGGGTTCAAAGATGCGTACCTGCTGGGGGGATTCGTAGCCTTCATCTCTTTTGTGAGCTCTTTTTTGATACGGAATGGAACGCGGGGCGTTAAGGTGTCGGAGAAGGAGAGCCGGAGAAGCCGGGCCTCCTGA